The following are encoded together in the Fusarium keratoplasticum isolate Fu6.1 chromosome 1, whole genome shotgun sequence genome:
- a CDS encoding PNPLA domain-containing protein: MPGHDIRLLALDGGGVRGLSSLMILQNLMSAIDPDAPPKPCDYFDMIAGTSTGGLIAVMLGRLRMTVDECIAAYTSLSNKVFEKKSHRVKINGQLQGRFDSAALEQAVRQTLADIGHSKDALLKDSSDGACKVLVCATSKETGDTVCLTSYRPARGVAHLYDSTTIWQACRATSAATTFFDPIAIGPYQEQFVDGALGANNPVYTLWTQAQDVWGDDQLRSRLRCLVSIGTGVPALKPVRDDVLGIGATLTSLATETEKTAEQFRRDKSSLDDEGRYYRFNVSRGLDDVGLAESRKQREIAAATGRYVASQDVFRQMKACANGLARKQYFGPFRTPFSLDGVPASDKFVARPSDTAELEKCLLPQRSHARQTGRKIFVLFGLGGVGKTQLSIDFARRHQAAFSSVFWLDGRSEDQLKRSIAGCIAKIPEGQVPGTSRRWADSHAHSQDELDDAVTNVMKWLGRPDNRDWLLIFDNVDQDWIGQEAGTGAYDPRRYLPGDHGSVLITTRLARLEQLGKSRKLGQVNTALGKAILEKWFGGELGSGCDDLLELLHGLPLALAQAGSYLRETGVDVATYVRIYSEQWAELMGPCDASSRPLVDYNQGSIRTTWTISFKEIERQSTNAANLLRLWAFLDNKQLWHGLLAVTADGGGLQDWWPDWLSEMGSNVVRFLDAVRVLLRYSMIETEEGSKDSYSMHPVVHRWASCLDGQLQENEWPRLALAVVGQSVPMHETREYWVVQRKLIPHAEIVRRWIQKAVSRWYIGDKLVIDSLHMLGLLYADQGKLPEAEAMYKRALEGKEKALGRDHISTLETVNNLGALYADQGKLPEAEAMYKRALEGREKALGWDHTSTLDTVNNLGNLYADQGKLPEAEAMYKRALEGKEKALGRDHTSTLGTVNNLGNLYAGQGKLSEAEAMYKRALEGREKALGRDHTSTLGTVNNLGNLYANQGKLPEAEVMYKRALEGKEKALGRDHTSTLDTVNNLGALYANQGKLPEAEAMYKRALEGFEKALGPTHTKTYTVTSNLRHLNSSRVNAPTRPGKNDPVSRTRVPRRLSTKLRDIFPFRKRAQQ; encoded by the exons ATGCCCGGTCACGATATTCGacttctcgccctcgacggcggcggtGTTCGCGGCCTGTCGTCTCTGATGATTCTGCAAAACCTCATGTCTGCCATCGACCCTGACGCCCCGCCCAAGCCATGCGATTACTTCGACATGATCGCTGGCACCAGCACCGGCGGCTTGATCGCCGTCATGCTAGGCCGGCTCCGAATGACTGTCGACGAGTGCATCGCTGCCTACACGTCGCTATCCAACAAGGtgtttgagaagaagagccaCAGAGTCAAGATTAATGGCCAACTGCAGGGGAGGTTCGACAGCGCGGCGCTCGAGCAGGCCGTCAGACAGACCCTGGCGGACATCGGCCACAGCAAGGACGCCCTTCTCAAAGATTCCTCCGACGGTGCCTGCAAGGT CCTCGTGTGCGCAACGAGCAAGGAGACGGGAGACACGGTGTGCCTGACAAGCTACCGCCCCGCCCGCGGGGTTGCTCATCTGTACGACTCCACCACGATCTGGCAAGCCTGCCGGGCGACGTCTGCCGCCACCACTTTCTTCGATCCGATTGCCATCGGGCCCTACCAAGAGCAGTTCGTCGACGGCGCCCTGGGAGCCAACAACCCTGTCTACACGCTCTGGACCCAAGCCCAGGACGTTTGGGGCGACGACCAGTTGCGGAGCCGTCTTCGGTGCCTGGTGTCAATCGGGACGGGCGTACCCGCGCTCAAGCCCGTGCGCGATGACGTCCTGGGCATCGGGGCCACGCTGACAAGCCTCGCGACGGAAACAGAGAAGACGGCGGAGCAGTTTCGTCGCGACAAGTccagcctcgacgacgaAGGCCGCTACTACCGCTTCAACGTCTCTCGCGGTCTCGACGATGTCGGCTTGGCGGAGTCAAGGAAGCAGCGCGAGATTGCGGCGGCGACTGGACGGTATGTCGCGTCGCAGGATGTGTTTAGACAGATGAAGGCGTGCGCCAACGGCCTTGCGCGAAAGCAAT ACTTTGGCCCCTTCAGGACACCCTTCAGCCTGGACGGCGTCCCCGCATCGGATAAGTTCGTCGCTAGGCCGTCTGACACGGCTGAACTGGAGAAGTGCCTTCTCCCGCAGCGATCACATGCCCGACAGACGGGTAGGAAAATATTCGTCCTTTTCGGACTCGGCGGTGTGGGAAAGACGCAGCTGTCCATTGATTTCGCCCGACGCCACCAGGCCGCGTTCAGctcggtcttctggctcgaCGGCAGATCAGAGGACCAACTCAAGCGAAGCATCGCCGGCtgcatcgccaagatcccCGAAGGCCAGGTTCCCGGAACTAGCCGACGCTGGGCCGATAGTCACGCCCACAGCCAGGACGAACTCGACGACGCCGTGACGAATGTGATGAAGTGGCTTGGGCGGCCCGACAACCGCGACTGGCTGTTGATCTTTGACAACGTCGACCAAGATTGGATCGGTCAAGAAGCTGGAACGGGCGCCTACGATCCGAGGCGGTACCTACCGGGCGATCATGGGTCGGTGCTGATCACGACGCGACTTGCCCGTCTGGAACAGCTCGGCAAGTCTCGAAAGTTAGGTCAAGTCAACACGGCCTTAGGCAAGGCCATACTCGAAAAGTGGTTTGGCGGCGAACTTG GCTCAGGTTGCGACGACCTCCTAGAACTGCTACACGGGCTACCCCTGGCGCTGGCGCAGGCCGGCTCATATCTAAGGGAAACGGGTGTTGACGTCGCAACATATGTGCGGATCTACAGTGAGCAGTGGGCCGAGCTGATGGGCCCTTGCGACGCATCGAGCCGTCCACTCGTCGACTACAATCAAGGAAGCATCAGGACAACGTGGACCATTTCgttcaaggagattgagcgTCAGAGCACTAACGCTGCCAATCTACTGCGGCTCTGGGCCTTCCTCGACAATAAGCAGCTATGGCATGGCCTGCTGGCAGTGACGGCGGACGGCGGGGGACTGCAAGACTGGTGGCCTGACTGGCTCAGCGAGATGGGTAGCAACGTGGTGCGATTCCTTGACGCAGTCCGGGTGCTGCTGCGGTACTCGATGATTGAAACTGAGGAAGGATCGAAGGACAGCTACTCGATGCACCCAGTAGTCCACCGATGGGCATCATGCCTGGACGGGCAGCTGCAGGAGAACGaatggccaaggctggcgcTCGCGGTGGTGGGGCAGTCGGTGCCGATGCATGAAACGAGGGAGTATTGGGTGGTGCAGCGGAAACTGATTCCACACGCCGAAATAGTGCGGAGATGGATACAAAAGGCAGTGAGCAGGTGGTATATCGGAGATAAGTTGGTGATAGACTCACTACATATGCTAGGACTTCTCTACGCGGACCAGGGCAAGCTCCCAGAAGCAGAGGCGATGTACAAGCGAGCGCTAGAAGGGAAGGAGAAGGCGCTTGGACGGGATCACATATCAACTCTCGAGACAGTCAATAACTTGGGAGCTCTCTACGCGGACCAGGGCAAGCTTCCAGAAGCGGAGGCGATGTACAAGCGAGCGCTAGAAGGGCGCGAGAAGGCGCTTGGATGGGATCACACATCAACTCTCGACACGGTCAACAACTTGGGAAATCTCTACGCGGACCAGGGCAAGCTTCCAGAAGCGGAGGCGATGTACAAGCGAGCGCTAGAAGGGAAGGAGAAGGCGCTTGGACGGGATCACACATCAACTCTCGGCACGGTCAATAACTTGGGAAATCTCTACGCGGGCCAGGGCAAGCTCTCAGAAGCGGAGGCGATGTACAAGCGAGCGCTAGAAGGGCGTGAGAAGGCGCTTGGACGGGATCACACATCAACTCTCGGCACGGTCAATAACTTGGGAAATCTCTACGCGAACCAGGGCAAGCTTCCAGAAGCGGAGGTAATGTACAAGCGAGCGCTAGAAGGGAAGGAGAAGGCGCTTGGACGGGATCACACATCAACTCTCGACACGGTCAACAACTTGGGAGCTCTCTACGCGAACCAGGGCAAGCTTCCAGAAGCGGAGGCGATGTACAAGCGAGCGCTAGAAGGGTTTGAGAAGGCCCTTGGGCCAACTCATACCAAGACATACACTGTTACAAGCAACTTGCGACATTTGAACTCCAGCCGAG TAAATGCGCCAACCAGGCCTGGAAAGAATGACCCAGTTAGTAGAACACGGGTTCCCAGAAGACTATCGACTAAACTTCGTGACATCTTCCCGTTCCGCAAGAGGGCACAACAGTAA